One window of Botrimarina mediterranea genomic DNA carries:
- a CDS encoding PEP-CTERM sorting domain-containing protein, whose translation MRKILLAALFTVTATVANAAIIGGGPQVVQRTVGGAPAGTVVNAIQISFDEQLFGQQMVVQLDSGSIFQQATFGGETAPNDALIGAFPDVEADTFVSIGGLTLNTSSSTLVVGGSTELGMNGPKQIDTAGINIAWAPSPGVVIPSGTDFPIAQVTLSGDANGSVFLFSNSGGTGQIFEGSVRNGVVSFIPEPTTCVLAGLALVGFAARRRV comes from the coding sequence ATGCGTAAAATCCTTCTCGCTGCATTGTTCACTGTGACGGCTACGGTCGCCAACGCCGCCATCATCGGCGGCGGTCCCCAAGTTGTTCAACGCACTGTTGGCGGCGCCCCCGCCGGCACTGTTGTCAACGCCATCCAGATCAGCTTCGACGAGCAGCTTTTCGGTCAGCAGATGGTAGTTCAGCTGGATAGCGGTTCGATCTTCCAGCAGGCGACCTTCGGCGGAGAGACGGCGCCGAATGACGCGCTTATCGGCGCTTTCCCGGATGTCGAGGCCGATACGTTTGTCTCGATTGGTGGTCTCACGCTGAATACGTCGTCCAGCACGCTAGTCGTCGGTGGTTCGACGGAACTCGGCATGAACGGCCCCAAGCAGATCGATACCGCTGGTATTAACATCGCCTGGGCTCCTTCTCCGGGCGTGGTGATCCCCAGCGGCACCGATTTCCCGATCGCTCAGGTTACCCTGTCTGGCGACGCCAACGGCAGCGTATTCCTGTTCAGCAACTCGGGCGGTACCGGGCAGATCTTTGAAGGATCTGTTCGCAACGGTGTCGTCAGCTTCATCCCCGAGCCCACCACCTGCGTGCTCGCCGGTCTGGCTCTGGTTGGCTTCGCGGCTCGCCGTCGCGTCTGA
- a CDS encoding multiheme c-type cytochrome, translating into MDRHANRTTDREAARRWTLVVLGVVAIVMAGRAVWLATHPRTATVVAGDSHRAPTPSVVADAIAERPPCPTIDTCLTVEEYAAIAGLCPTALDELPVSMLPPAVRAATEASPPSHSKTSPGVSLPKLTPPHQLTAVREGDQPAGRLTGIRLASRGTAMPLGVVAERVAQTEAAEDGWLVSPDSWFVPEDGAAATPAEAPAAPTVEAPPAEALIEPTTEASPIEPAREAPQGEAADAVTDAEEPPASTAPSTPWPVDTAPKSPYPDTSDPATERQLHSGFDAGPAFAPPGVVTPDPTDSTAAPAVSNDAGLTELTPTTEPRPEIPAAEPAEQPTLPEPTEPAWTGRFDSVVPEGAEDIEATTDSMAPLDTPEPPPSEVIESPQQERVFEPPTPQPEPTPDEPATTEEALIAPQPVAEPVAPQPAPIAPAPQPTTSPSTTPPSSLFTPPKAAHPGGGAQAAAEAKQAAGGKSADESHRELFAKHNYPSALQCAECHQRIYDEWSVSSHAYAYVSPMFHKFEQTITNLSNGTVGHFCTRCHSPVAVAMNEPRSMPLGHMAMSAREGVTCIVCHRVNQRWGKSNGERRIEPGDIYAPVYGGVGGDGVAEVVAKAKEFKVKTSPEDKGPGVEMHTEGRFFDQLTVAEACTSCHQVAVHPGVKLEVVWEQYRASPACKKGVTCQECHMGRVPGLPGGYNMGPIAEINGKAVNNHRRQSSHVFYGPGYSIAHPGVFPQHKDAQKWTVEEWMHYDWRAGWGTDEFEEKIEEQEDNGVDTAQWFPPVWADIDDRYDAREIIEDNLERLATKRRYRELVMENGSKVDGPFFRQQPTAGRDLVFDYVVTNMNEGHNLPTASLGAQPQLWANVVLIAPDGRRVWESGYTDSNGDLCDIHSVDVREGRAPFDKQLFNLQTMFLITGATGTDREFYLPVNLDFDQVAQLRPGAQPISVLNHPPFIRMESRSLAPLGRKRVKYTVPAELLRQPGRYRLSFRLRNRTEPMYFMRLCESTPEMLRAMTEGTIDIHPQSVEFDVY; encoded by the coding sequence ATGGACCGCCACGCCAACCGCACCACTGACCGAGAGGCCGCCCGTCGTTGGACGCTGGTGGTGTTGGGCGTTGTCGCCATCGTGATGGCGGGCCGGGCCGTGTGGCTGGCGACTCACCCAAGAACGGCGACCGTGGTAGCCGGGGACTCGCACCGGGCCCCAACCCCCTCGGTTGTGGCGGACGCTATCGCCGAGCGGCCCCCGTGCCCGACGATCGACACGTGCCTCACGGTCGAGGAGTACGCGGCGATCGCGGGGCTCTGCCCCACGGCGCTGGACGAGCTCCCCGTGTCGATGCTGCCGCCCGCCGTCCGCGCCGCGACGGAAGCGTCGCCACCATCGCACAGCAAGACATCGCCCGGCGTTAGCTTGCCGAAGCTGACCCCGCCTCACCAGCTGACGGCGGTTCGAGAGGGTGATCAGCCCGCCGGCCGACTCACCGGCATCCGCCTCGCCTCGCGCGGGACGGCGATGCCGCTGGGTGTTGTCGCGGAGCGCGTCGCCCAAACGGAAGCCGCGGAGGACGGCTGGCTCGTGTCACCCGACTCGTGGTTCGTTCCCGAAGACGGGGCGGCCGCGACTCCGGCAGAGGCCCCCGCGGCCCCAACCGTTGAGGCCCCACCCGCTGAGGCATTGATTGAGCCCACGACGGAGGCCTCACCGATTGAGCCCGCCCGTGAGGCGCCGCAAGGCGAAGCCGCCGACGCGGTGACCGACGCCGAGGAGCCGCCGGCATCGACCGCGCCAAGCACACCGTGGCCCGTCGATACCGCACCCAAGTCGCCTTATCCCGACACGAGCGACCCGGCCACCGAGCGGCAGTTGCACAGCGGCTTCGATGCCGGCCCCGCCTTCGCCCCGCCCGGTGTCGTAACTCCCGATCCGACCGACTCAACAGCGGCGCCAGCGGTCTCGAACGATGCCGGTCTGACAGAACTAACGCCGACGACCGAGCCACGTCCCGAGATTCCGGCGGCGGAGCCAGCTGAGCAACCGACGCTCCCCGAGCCCACCGAACCGGCGTGGACTGGGCGCTTCGACTCGGTGGTCCCGGAAGGGGCCGAGGACATCGAAGCGACGACCGATTCGATGGCGCCGCTCGACACGCCCGAGCCTCCGCCTTCGGAAGTGATCGAATCGCCGCAGCAGGAACGCGTCTTCGAGCCGCCAACACCGCAGCCCGAGCCGACGCCTGACGAGCCGGCAACGACGGAAGAAGCGCTCATCGCGCCGCAGCCCGTCGCGGAGCCCGTTGCACCTCAACCTGCGCCGATCGCTCCGGCGCCGCAGCCAACCACATCGCCATCAACGACGCCGCCGAGCTCGCTGTTCACCCCGCCGAAGGCCGCGCACCCCGGCGGCGGCGCCCAGGCGGCGGCCGAGGCGAAACAGGCGGCCGGCGGCAAGTCGGCGGACGAGTCGCACCGCGAGCTGTTCGCCAAGCACAACTACCCGTCGGCCCTGCAATGCGCGGAGTGCCATCAGCGGATCTACGACGAGTGGAGCGTCTCGAGCCACGCCTACGCGTATGTCTCGCCGATGTTCCATAAGTTCGAGCAGACGATCACCAACCTCAGCAACGGCACGGTCGGCCACTTCTGCACGCGCTGCCACTCGCCGGTCGCGGTGGCGATGAACGAGCCGCGGAGCATGCCGCTAGGGCACATGGCGATGTCGGCGCGCGAGGGCGTCACGTGCATCGTCTGCCACCGGGTGAACCAGCGCTGGGGCAAGAGCAACGGGGAACGCCGCATCGAGCCGGGCGACATCTACGCGCCGGTCTACGGCGGCGTCGGTGGTGACGGCGTCGCGGAAGTGGTCGCGAAGGCTAAAGAGTTCAAGGTGAAGACATCGCCCGAAGACAAAGGCCCCGGCGTCGAGATGCACACCGAGGGTCGGTTCTTCGATCAGCTCACCGTCGCCGAGGCTTGCACGAGCTGCCACCAGGTGGCGGTCCACCCGGGCGTCAAGCTCGAGGTGGTGTGGGAGCAGTACCGTGCGTCGCCGGCGTGCAAGAAGGGCGTCACCTGCCAAGAGTGCCACATGGGCCGCGTGCCGGGCCTGCCGGGCGGCTACAACATGGGCCCGATCGCGGAGATCAACGGCAAGGCCGTCAACAACCACCGCCGGCAATCGAGCCACGTCTTCTACGGACCGGGCTACTCGATCGCGCATCCCGGCGTCTTCCCCCAGCATAAGGACGCGCAGAAGTGGACCGTCGAAGAGTGGATGCACTACGACTGGCGGGCGGGCTGGGGGACGGATGAGTTCGAAGAGAAGATCGAAGAGCAAGAAGACAACGGTGTTGATACGGCGCAGTGGTTCCCGCCGGTTTGGGCCGATATCGACGACCGCTACGACGCGCGGGAGATCATCGAGGACAACCTCGAACGCCTGGCGACCAAGCGGCGCTACCGCGAGCTGGTGATGGAGAACGGCTCGAAGGTCGATGGCCCCTTCTTCCGCCAGCAGCCGACCGCCGGGCGTGACCTCGTGTTCGACTACGTCGTCACGAACATGAACGAGGGGCACAATCTGCCGACCGCGTCGCTCGGCGCGCAGCCGCAGTTGTGGGCGAATGTGGTGCTGATCGCCCCCGACGGGCGCCGGGTGTGGGAGTCGGGCTATACCGACTCGAACGGCGACCTCTGCGACATCCACTCGGTCGATGTCCGTGAAGGCCGCGCGCCGTTCGACAAGCAGTTGTTCAACTTGCAAACGATGTTCTTGATCACCGGCGCCACGGGAACCGACCGCGAGTTCTACCTGCCGGTGAACCTTGATTTCGACCAGGTCGCGCAGCTCCGCCCCGGCGCGCAGCCGATCAGCGTGCTCAACCACCCGCCGTTTATCCGCATGGAGAGCCGCTCGCTGGCGCCGCTGGGGCGCAAGCGGGTGAAGTACACGGTGCCGGCCGAGCTGCTGCGGCAGCCGGGGCGTTACCGTCTCAGCTTCCGCCTTCGGAACCGCACCGAGCCGATGTACTTTATGCGGCTCTGCGAATCGACGCCGGAAATGCTGCGAGCGATGACCGAGGGGACCATCGACATCCATCCGCAGAGCGTTGAATTCGACGTTTATTGA
- a CDS encoding cyclic nucleotide-binding domain-containing protein, with protein sequence MLEVARPRPERWDKPLDAAMSTRMVDRLLGVPPFVAMDPAAFPRSTPLREILRNDTRVVPFKPGEIVVREGDYGSSALLVLDGLVRATLESLPPTTLGRTPMRRGAAMARAVARLLKRQGPPEVRAIDSVSVSPTHPGVGVFVQDLPAVIEATRAVALGPGELFGEQAAITRSPHTATIIAETDCVLLEIRWQGLRDLMQCTPALRQHIDLLFYQNHLDGHLRNTPLLANLDAAALARVKDSVSFVSFGSFDWSATAKLDATSDPIERLRREPIVVEEGTPVESVLLVRGGVGRLTSALGEAHRTIAYLGKGRTLGAEELCLADERNEPAIWRRSLRAVGRLDAIAIPPDVFLTEVAPTISESQRSRWRERSRHEDSVYQPSPGAPSSRTLDYLVDRRLVNGTQSMVIDLDRCTRCDDCLRACAATHDGNPRFTREGLLHDQLQFAQACMHCVDPVCMIGCPTGAIHRDEETGAVRINDGTCVGCGTCANSCPYSAIQMVEIREPAGAIVIDEATGQPLLRATKCDLCVDVPTGPACQHACPHDALVRVNLTTPTTLAAWSQH encoded by the coding sequence ATGCTCGAAGTCGCCCGACCACGCCCGGAGCGCTGGGACAAGCCGCTAGACGCGGCCATGTCAACGCGCATGGTCGATCGGCTCTTGGGCGTGCCGCCATTCGTGGCGATGGACCCTGCGGCGTTCCCTCGCTCGACGCCGTTACGTGAGATTCTGCGCAACGACACGCGCGTTGTGCCATTCAAGCCTGGCGAGATCGTTGTCCGGGAAGGGGACTACGGTTCGTCGGCGCTCCTCGTGCTCGATGGGCTGGTTCGAGCCACGCTCGAAAGCCTTCCTCCGACGACGCTCGGCCGCACGCCGATGCGCCGTGGCGCCGCAATGGCCCGCGCCGTCGCCCGACTGCTTAAGCGTCAGGGCCCGCCGGAAGTTCGTGCGATCGATTCGGTGTCCGTATCGCCGACGCACCCCGGCGTCGGGGTGTTCGTGCAAGACCTGCCGGCTGTGATCGAAGCGACTCGCGCCGTCGCACTCGGGCCGGGCGAGCTGTTCGGTGAGCAAGCGGCCATCACCCGGTCGCCGCACACGGCGACAATCATTGCCGAGACCGACTGCGTTCTCCTAGAGATTCGCTGGCAGGGTCTGCGGGACTTGATGCAATGCACCCCGGCGTTGCGGCAGCACATCGACTTGCTCTTCTATCAGAACCATCTCGATGGTCATTTGCGTAATACGCCGCTGCTGGCGAATCTCGACGCGGCCGCGTTGGCGCGGGTCAAGGACTCCGTGTCGTTCGTGTCGTTCGGCTCGTTCGACTGGTCGGCGACGGCAAAGCTCGACGCGACGTCGGATCCAATCGAACGCCTCCGTCGCGAACCGATCGTTGTCGAGGAAGGGACGCCGGTTGAATCCGTACTCCTGGTGCGCGGCGGAGTGGGACGGCTCACCAGCGCGCTGGGCGAGGCGCACCGTACGATTGCTTACCTGGGTAAAGGCCGCACGCTTGGCGCCGAGGAGCTTTGCCTCGCCGACGAACGGAACGAGCCGGCGATCTGGCGTCGCTCCTTGCGCGCCGTGGGGCGGCTCGACGCGATCGCGATTCCGCCCGACGTATTCCTGACCGAAGTGGCGCCGACGATCTCCGAATCGCAGCGTAGCCGCTGGCGAGAGCGATCACGGCATGAAGACTCAGTCTATCAACCTTCGCCCGGCGCCCCCTCTTCACGGACGCTCGATTATCTCGTCGATCGCCGGCTCGTGAACGGCACGCAGTCGATGGTCATCGACCTCGACCGCTGCACGCGCTGCGACGACTGTCTCCGCGCCTGCGCCGCCACGCACGACGGCAACCCGCGTTTCACGCGCGAGGGCCTGCTCCACGATCAGTTGCAGTTCGCACAGGCGTGCATGCACTGCGTCGATCCGGTCTGCATGATCGGCTGCCCCACCGGCGCCATCCATCGTGACGAAGAGACCGGCGCTGTGCGGATCAACGACGGAACGTGCGTCGGTTGCGGGACCTGCGCCAACAGTTGCCCATATAGCGCGATCCAGATGGTCGAGATCCGCGAGCCGGCTGGCGCTATCGTGATCGACGAAGCGACCGGTCAGCCGCTGCTGCGTGCGACGAAGTGCGACCTGTGCGTCGACGTCCCCACCGGCCCGGCGTGTCAGCACGCCTGCCCGCACGACGCCCTGGTCCGCGTCAACCTGACGACGCCGACGACGCTCGCCGCTTGGAGCCAACATTAA
- a CDS encoding cytochrome c family protein, which translates to MKLTRLQAALFLTIVVACATAAIAQPPQEQHFDPAKVIGADGCKKCHAAEVDQWLRTPHAQTIDTLHRKPEAKAIADRLGIRSVKRNETCVRCHYTEREERGRVRIDSGVSCESCHGPATDWVQLHAEYGPGVTRETESPTARQQRRLASISAGMNNPSNLYLIARQCLDCHTTPDEQLVDVGGHPAGSTDFELVAWSQGMVRHNFVRSNGTTNEPSALPRVRVMHVVGLMTDLEYSLRAVSKATGSGTFARTAAARAAARKQALWEVQRRLDDPMIQPALDAVSTLELKLGNAAEINKAADAISDAAYAYAERADGARLAAIDDLLPPPNKYK; encoded by the coding sequence GTGAAACTTACACGCTTACAAGCGGCGTTGTTCCTCACGATCGTCGTGGCGTGCGCCACGGCGGCGATCGCGCAGCCGCCACAGGAGCAGCACTTCGATCCGGCTAAAGTCATCGGCGCCGATGGGTGCAAAAAGTGCCATGCGGCCGAGGTCGATCAATGGCTGCGTACGCCGCACGCCCAAACGATCGATACGCTCCATCGCAAGCCCGAGGCCAAGGCGATCGCCGACCGGCTCGGCATCCGCAGCGTCAAACGCAACGAGACCTGTGTCCGCTGCCACTACACCGAGCGCGAAGAGCGCGGCCGCGTGCGGATCGACTCGGGCGTGTCTTGTGAGTCGTGCCACGGCCCGGCGACGGACTGGGTGCAACTACACGCCGAGTATGGGCCCGGCGTGACACGTGAGACGGAATCGCCCACCGCCCGCCAACAGCGACGGTTGGCGAGCATCTCGGCCGGGATGAACAACCCCTCGAATCTCTACCTGATCGCCCGGCAGTGCCTCGACTGCCACACGACGCCCGACGAGCAGCTTGTCGACGTGGGCGGCCACCCTGCCGGCAGCACCGACTTCGAACTCGTCGCCTGGTCACAAGGCATGGTTCGGCACAACTTCGTTCGTTCGAACGGAACGACGAACGAGCCCAGCGCCTTACCACGCGTGCGCGTGATGCACGTTGTCGGCCTGATGACCGACCTCGAATACAGCCTCCGCGCCGTCAGCAAAGCCACGGGCAGCGGAACGTTCGCCCGCACCGCCGCCGCCCGCGCCGCCGCGCGCAAGCAAGCGCTGTGGGAAGTACAACGGCGTCTCGATGACCCAATGATCCAGCCCGCGCTCGACGCCGTATCGACACTCGAACTCAAACTCGGCAACGCCGCCGAGATCAACAAGGCCGCCGACGCCATCAGCGACGCCGCCTACGCGTACGCCGAACGCGCCGACGGCGCCCGCCTCGCCGCAATCGACGACCTGCTGCCACCACCGAACAAATACAAGTAA
- a CDS encoding 2Fe-2S iron-sulfur cluster-binding protein, with protein sequence MPSPGDPLLFYSGAAMCLVVAGQAAIGAAGVWRSRLQRRLQSDADAEAFRIEVHAAAESARARLARKLAWDGRRPLRVSAVVDETADVKSLFLTSPDARPLPRFIPGQYLTLSLPAGPGGNEVVRCYSLSDRPRPEYYRLSIRRQDAPPNPPDVPAGVASCWLHRHARVGMTIECEAPKGAFFYNPGEPRPAVLIGAGVGVTPLVSMLEAVQHARINTPTYAFFGFRDGASHLFADAVNAIAEANPLVRPHYAYSKPSENDRLGVHYHSRGHVSLELLRRELPSNNFDYYLCGPGRMMQTLVPELLDWGVPEDSIHFEAFGPASVTTKSGASLIEKALGSPVCFGAGTTPIVWDGAKGSLLEMAEAAGVPIGAGCRAGNCGACRVRILDGKVNALRKPGVVLTSGECLACISLPEGPVVLDADAVPAKGGRNP encoded by the coding sequence ATGCCTTCACCCGGCGACCCGCTGCTGTTCTACAGCGGCGCCGCGATGTGCCTCGTCGTCGCGGGGCAAGCGGCGATTGGCGCGGCGGGAGTATGGCGTTCGCGCCTCCAGCGGCGATTGCAAAGCGACGCCGACGCGGAGGCGTTTCGCATCGAGGTCCACGCCGCCGCCGAGTCGGCTCGCGCGCGGCTCGCACGCAAGCTCGCTTGGGACGGCCGCCGCCCGCTGCGCGTCTCGGCAGTCGTTGATGAAACTGCCGACGTGAAGTCGCTGTTCCTCACCAGCCCCGACGCCCGGCCGCTGCCGCGTTTCATCCCGGGTCAGTACCTGACGCTCTCGCTTCCGGCGGGGCCGGGCGGCAACGAAGTGGTGCGTTGCTACTCGCTCTCGGACCGACCGCGGCCCGAATACTACCGCCTCTCGATCCGCCGTCAGGACGCCCCGCCGAACCCACCCGACGTGCCCGCCGGGGTCGCGAGCTGTTGGCTGCACCGCCACGCGCGCGTCGGCATGACGATCGAGTGCGAGGCGCCCAAGGGCGCGTTTTTCTACAACCCCGGCGAGCCCCGGCCCGCCGTACTGATCGGCGCCGGCGTAGGCGTGACGCCGCTGGTGTCGATGCTAGAAGCGGTGCAGCACGCGCGCATCAACACGCCGACCTACGCCTTCTTCGGATTCCGCGACGGCGCCTCGCATCTCTTCGCCGACGCCGTCAACGCAATCGCCGAGGCCAATCCACTCGTGCGGCCGCATTACGCCTATTCGAAGCCCTCAGAGAACGATCGCCTCGGCGTCCATTATCACTCGCGCGGCCATGTCTCGCTCGAGCTGCTGCGACGTGAGCTCCCCTCGAACAACTTCGACTACTACCTCTGCGGACCCGGGCGCATGATGCAAACGCTTGTTCCGGAACTGCTCGACTGGGGCGTCCCGGAGGACAGCATCCACTTCGAGGCGTTTGGCCCCGCCAGCGTCACGACGAAGTCGGGCGCCTCGCTAATCGAGAAGGCGCTCGGTAGTCCGGTTTGCTTCGGTGCAGGGACGACGCCAATTGTCTGGGACGGCGCCAAGGGCTCGCTGCTCGAAATGGCCGAGGCCGCGGGCGTGCCGATCGGCGCCGGTTGCCGCGCGGGCAACTGCGGCGCGTGCCGAGTTCGCATCCTCGACGGCAAGGTCAACGCACTCCGCAAGCCGGGCGTCGTGCTCACCTCAGGCGAATGCCTGGCGTGCATCAGCCTGCCCGAAGGACCCGTCGTGCTCGACGCCGACGCCGTTCCGGCAAAGGGGGGAAGGAACCCGTGA
- the aroC gene encoding chorismate synthase: MLRYWTAGESHGQTLLALVDGFPAGVTLDTAGIDADLKLRQGGYGRGGRQRIETDTVQVRTGIWHGVSLGSPIALEVVNKDYKLERLEDLPRPRPGHADLTGSIKHLGGIRPILERSSARETAVRVAAGGLAKLLLKEFGIETIGYVVELGGERIEPVEGTIAELRAIRDKSEVYALNPERDEAIKEHIKTTGKAGDTLGGVVEVRVDGLPIGLGTHAQWDRKLDGRLAQAVMAVQAIKGVEIGLGFEAARRPGSKVHDPIHFDESQRDTPNLGFTRPTNNAGGLEGGMTNGQPLIVRAAKKPISTLAKPLASVNLQTKEEDVASYERSDVCAVPAASIIVEAVVAFEIAAALVDKFGSDSLEEMKARYELFLQMARQR; this comes from the coding sequence ATGCTCCGCTACTGGACCGCCGGTGAATCGCATGGCCAGACGCTCCTCGCCCTGGTCGATGGCTTCCCCGCCGGCGTGACGCTCGACACCGCCGGCATCGACGCCGACCTCAAGCTCCGCCAAGGGGGCTACGGCCGTGGCGGGCGGCAACGCATCGAGACCGACACCGTCCAGGTCCGCACCGGCATCTGGCACGGCGTGTCGCTCGGTTCGCCGATCGCGCTGGAAGTCGTCAATAAGGACTACAAGCTCGAACGGCTCGAAGACCTCCCGCGCCCCCGGCCCGGGCACGCCGACCTCACCGGCAGCATCAAGCACCTCGGCGGCATCCGCCCGATCCTTGAGCGCTCCAGCGCGCGCGAAACCGCCGTCCGCGTCGCCGCTGGCGGCTTAGCGAAATTGCTCCTTAAAGAATTCGGAATCGAAACCATCGGCTACGTCGTCGAACTCGGCGGCGAGCGGATCGAACCTGTCGAGGGGACGATCGCCGAGCTCCGTGCGATCCGCGACAAGAGCGAGGTCTACGCCCTCAACCCCGAGCGTGACGAAGCGATCAAGGAACACATCAAGACGACCGGCAAGGCGGGCGATACGCTCGGCGGCGTCGTTGAAGTACGCGTTGATGGCCTGCCAATCGGCCTCGGGACGCACGCCCAGTGGGACCGCAAGCTCGACGGCCGCCTCGCGCAGGCAGTGATGGCGGTGCAGGCGATCAAGGGCGTCGAGATTGGCCTCGGCTTCGAGGCGGCCCGCCGCCCCGGCTCGAAGGTCCACGACCCGATCCACTTCGACGAGTCGCAGCGCGACACGCCCAACCTCGGCTTCACCCGCCCTACCAACAACGCGGGCGGCCTCGAAGGCGGCATGACCAACGGCCAGCCCCTTATCGTCCGCGCCGCCAAGAAGCCGATCAGCACGCTCGCCAAGCCGCTGGCAAGCGTGAACCTCCAGACAAAGGAGGAAGACGTGGCGAGCTACGAACGCTCGGACGTCTGCGCAGTTCCCGCCGCGAGCATCATCGTCGAAGCGGTAGTCGCGTTCGAGATCGCGGCCGCCCTGGTCGATAAGTTCGGTAGCGACAGCCTCGAAGAGATGAAGGCTCGCTACGAACTTTTCCTCCAGATGGCAAGGCAACGCTAG
- a CDS encoding addiction module protein — protein sequence MNLDELYGLPIGEKLDLVERLWDDIGASGEPLPLPEWVKEEASRRLTEMKANPSANLTEEEVWRRVDLSRG from the coding sequence ATGAATCTCGACGAGTTATATGGTTTGCCGATCGGCGAGAAGCTCGATCTTGTCGAGCGACTCTGGGACGACATCGGCGCTTCGGGCGAGCCGCTGCCGCTCCCCGAGTGGGTTAAGGAGGAAGCGTCCCGGCGACTGACGGAGATGAAGGCTAACCCGTCCGCCAATCTGACAGAAGAAGAAGTCTGGAGACGGGTGGACTTGAGCCGTGGCTAA
- a CDS encoding type II toxin-antitoxin system RelE/ParE family toxin, whose protein sequence is MAKQVAFHPLFDCDIREAASWYDRRSRSLGDALVREAKSKVADIQRNPQHYGRYFAEARYAQLSRFPYVVLFEVTGDTIYFAGVLHTARDPSKWRERLN, encoded by the coding sequence GTGGCTAAGCAAGTCGCATTCCATCCGCTTTTCGACTGCGACATCCGAGAAGCCGCATCTTGGTACGACCGCCGGTCGCGGAGCCTTGGCGACGCCCTAGTTAGGGAGGCCAAATCAAAGGTCGCCGACATCCAACGAAATCCGCAGCATTACGGGCGTTACTTCGCCGAGGCGAGATACGCTCAGCTCAGTCGGTTCCCATATGTAGTCCTCTTTGAAGTTACTGGAGACACGATCTACTTTGCTGGCGTCCTGCATACAGCACGCGATCCTTCTAAATGGCGTGAACGGCTTAACTAA
- a CDS encoding ion transporter, whose amino-acid sequence MSIRDLRRRLRPVVESTHTRSGRLFTTVVQGLIVVSMITFAIETLPTLSPSWRHALEVFEAVTVTVFAMEYLLRLFVASRPIKYATSFFGVIDFLAIAPALLGIAFDGRTIRALRLVRLLRLFKLARYNAAVRRLHLALKIAWEELVLFLAVALILFFVAAAGIYQFEHEAQPEAFASIFHSLWWAVVTLTTVGYGDVYPITVGGRVFTFFVLLVGLGVVAAPTAMVASALTRARQIEDDREIEEVGV is encoded by the coding sequence ATGTCGATCCGCGATCTACGCCGCCGCTTACGACCGGTAGTTGAGTCAACGCACACTCGATCGGGTCGTCTGTTCACCACTGTCGTGCAAGGCTTGATCGTCGTTTCGATGATCACATTCGCGATCGAGACACTCCCCACTTTATCGCCGAGCTGGCGTCATGCTCTGGAAGTGTTCGAGGCGGTTACCGTCACGGTCTTCGCGATGGAGTACCTCTTGCGATTGTTTGTCGCGAGTAGGCCAATCAAGTACGCCACATCGTTTTTCGGCGTTATCGACTTTTTGGCGATTGCACCGGCCTTGCTTGGGATCGCCTTCGACGGCAGGACAATTCGCGCGTTACGGCTCGTCCGACTGTTACGGCTCTTCAAACTGGCTCGCTACAACGCCGCCGTTCGCAGGCTGCACTTGGCTCTAAAGATTGCTTGGGAAGAATTGGTGCTCTTCCTAGCCGTGGCGCTGATTTTGTTCTTTGTCGCAGCGGCGGGGATCTATCAGTTTGAGCACGAAGCGCAACCGGAGGCGTTTGCTTCGATCTTTCATTCGCTCTGGTGGGCGGTAGTGACGCTCACGACGGTCGGCTACGGCGACGTTTATCCAATCACCGTCGGCGGACGCGTGTTTACTTTTTTCGTGCTGCTGGTGGGGCTCGGGGTTGTCGCAGCTCCGACGGCAATGGTGGCGAGCGCGCTCACGAGGGCAAGGCAGATTGAAGACGATCGTGAGATCGAAGAGGTGGGCGTTTAG